The Deinococcus roseus nucleotide sequence GGCAAGAAGGTCAAAGGCCGCAAGCGTTTCTTGCTGTGTGACACGCTAGGAAATATCCTGCATGTGATGGTCTGTGCTGCCAGTACCCAGGAACGAGATGGGGGAAAAGTCCTGCTCGAAGCCGCCAAAGAAAAATGTCCCCGGCTAGAGACCATCTTCGTGGACAACGGCTACAACGGAGAAAAATTTCAAGACTGGGTCCTGCAAAAGACCTCCTGGAAGGTCGAAGTGGTCAAGCACCCTTCCTCGGGCAGTCGGTACGCTTTCATCGAAGGTCAAGACATCACTGCTGAGACCTACCAGGCTGCCATTGCC carries:
- a CDS encoding transposase, with the protein product MLCDTLGNILHVMVCAASTQERDGGKVLLEAAKEKCPRLETIFVDNGYNGEKFQDWVLQKTSWKVEVVKHPSSGSRYAFIEGQDITAETYQAAIA